From the Trichocoleus desertorum ATA4-8-CV12 genome, one window contains:
- the cobJ gene encoding precorrin-3B C(17)-methyltransferase: MSSSLFQDCQPLAAIATTPAGLKKLAPLCQTNSIALWIPDSLAELAQAQNLGSLQIYSGSLKEQIAQLWPQYQGFVFCLATGAVVRLIAPLLQHKSTDPAVVVVDESGQFVISLCSGHQGGADRLTQAIALQLNATPVLTGAANRLQLPGIDVLGVPFGWQKGTGDWTGVSAAIARQDPVQVIQSAGTTLWQQHLPSEHSFQFHESEETATAPVQPATPKARVWISPSERQFVSESDIPEVQWHPKVLWVGIGCERGTSRQLIESAIQQVCQTHHLAEAAIAGLATLDLKADEVGLVELCRDRQWPLRCFSAEQLKSVPVPTPSEVVAAEVGTPSVAEAAALVGAGLVLALAEETGHLQEMPLQVKKQIFRSEGQPGAVTIAIAQAEQEYTGRNGKLWLVGTGPGQLEQITPAAQTAIAQADVVIGYSLYVDLVQPLLRPGQIVEALPITQERQRAHRAIDLANWGLTVTVISSGDSGIYGMAGLVLEELRAQDWDGKTPAVRVFPGITALQAAASRVGTPLMHDFCAISLSDLLTPWPVIEKRLNAAAQADFVTALYNPRSKTRTEQIAIAQQIFLQHRGPSTPVALVRSAYRQDEQITLTTLDELLAVPIDMLTTVLIGNTSTRTYADWMITPRGYLGFTPEAEPNQLP; the protein is encoded by the coding sequence TTGAGTTCTTCACTGTTTCAAGACTGTCAACCGTTGGCAGCGATCGCCACAACTCCCGCTGGCCTCAAAAAACTAGCCCCTCTCTGCCAAACCAACAGCATTGCTCTTTGGATTCCAGACTCTTTAGCCGAACTCGCTCAAGCTCAAAACTTGGGCTCTCTCCAGATTTATTCCGGTTCGCTTAAAGAGCAGATTGCTCAGTTGTGGCCGCAGTACCAAGGGTTTGTCTTTTGTCTAGCCACGGGCGCTGTGGTGCGGTTGATTGCGCCTTTGTTGCAGCACAAGTCTACCGATCCAGCGGTGGTGGTGGTGGATGAGTCAGGGCAATTTGTCATCAGTTTATGCAGTGGGCATCAAGGAGGAGCCGATCGCCTGACCCAAGCGATCGCCCTACAACTTAATGCCACCCCAGTCCTAACTGGCGCTGCAAACCGTTTGCAACTACCCGGAATTGATGTTTTAGGTGTGCCTTTTGGTTGGCAAAAAGGAACCGGAGATTGGACGGGTGTAAGTGCCGCGATCGCTCGCCAAGACCCCGTACAAGTGATTCAATCAGCAGGAACAACGCTCTGGCAACAGCACCTACCCTCGGAGCATTCATTTCAATTTCATGAGTCGGAAGAAACTGCTACGGCTCCAGTTCAACCAGCTACTCCGAAAGCTAGGGTTTGGATTAGTCCGTCAGAGCGGCAATTCGTTTCAGAGTCCGACATTCCAGAAGTTCAATGGCATCCCAAAGTTCTGTGGGTCGGGATTGGCTGTGAACGAGGCACCTCTCGCCAACTGATTGAAAGTGCCATTCAGCAAGTTTGCCAAACTCATCACTTAGCGGAAGCCGCGATCGCTGGATTGGCAACCCTAGACCTCAAAGCCGATGAAGTGGGTTTGGTCGAGCTGTGTCGCGATCGCCAGTGGCCGCTGCGTTGCTTTTCCGCCGAGCAACTCAAATCAGTACCAGTCCCGACTCCCTCAGAAGTGGTTGCCGCCGAAGTGGGCACCCCTAGCGTAGCCGAAGCCGCCGCCTTGGTAGGAGCGGGTCTTGTGCTTGCCTTGGCGGAAGAAACTGGGCACCTGCAAGAGATGCCCCTACAGGTGAAAAAACAAATTTTTCGGTCAGAAGGTCAACCGGGAGCGGTGACGATCGCGATCGCCCAAGCTGAGCAAGAATACACAGGCCGCAACGGAAAATTGTGGCTAGTTGGTACTGGACCCGGACAACTGGAACAAATTACTCCTGCGGCCCAAACTGCGATCGCTCAAGCGGATGTAGTGATTGGTTATTCGCTGTACGTGGATCTCGTCCAGCCATTACTACGTCCAGGGCAGATTGTAGAAGCGCTGCCGATCACTCAGGAACGCCAACGGGCACATCGGGCGATCGATTTGGCCAACTGGGGCTTAACCGTCACCGTGATTTCGTCAGGAGATTCTGGCATTTATGGCATGGCAGGCTTAGTGCTAGAGGAGCTACGAGCCCAAGATTGGGACGGTAAAACGCCAGCGGTGCGAGTGTTTCCCGGCATTACTGCTCTCCAAGCCGCTGCCTCGCGGGTGGGTACTCCCTTGATGCATGATTTCTGCGCCATCAGCCTCAGCGATTTGTTAACGCCTTGGCCCGTAATTGAAAAGCGCTTAAATGCTGCGGCCCAAGCAGATTTTGTCACTGCTCTCTATAACCCACGCTCTAAAACCCGCACTGAGCAGATTGCGATCGCCCAACAAATTTTCTTGCAGCACCGTGGTCCCAGCACACCAGTTGCTTTAGTACGCTCAGCCTACCGCCAAGATGAGCAAATTACACTCACAACTCTAGACGAATTGTTGGCAGTCCCGATTGACATGCTGACCACAGTTTTGATTGGCAATACCAGCACTCGCACCTATGCTGACTGGATGATTACGCCCCGTGGCTACCTAGGCTTTACGCCTGAAGCAGAGCCTAATCAATTGCCCTAG
- a CDS encoding phage holin family protein codes for MPQFLLTWLVTALALLVTAYFVPGFVLSGFVAAAIAAVVLGLVNAIVRPILLFFTLPLTILTLGLFLFVVNALSIWIVAALTPGFDITGFIPALLGSIVLTIATTVLGWFARAID; via the coding sequence ATGCCCCAATTTCTCTTAACTTGGTTAGTGACAGCCTTAGCACTGCTGGTCACGGCTTATTTTGTGCCCGGTTTTGTGCTGTCAGGGTTTGTGGCGGCGGCGATCGCGGCTGTGGTTTTAGGCTTGGTCAATGCGATCGTGCGACCGATTTTGCTGTTCTTCACCTTGCCGTTGACGATTTTGACGTTGGGGTTGTTTTTGTTTGTGGTCAACGCCCTCTCTATTTGGATTGTGGCCGCTCTGACCCCCGGTTTTGATATCACTGGCTTTATCCCCGCCTTGTTAGGCTCCATTGTCTTGACGATCGCCACGACAGTATTGGGCTGGTTCGCTAGGGCAATTGATTAG
- a CDS encoding FkbM family methyltransferase, whose translation MRFLPKAQHHLVKNYAGNFQLQVDTTYPIEASVWLAGVYDLTTTRFLQQVLREDDVFLDIGANCGAITLVAASCIETGKVYAFEPGPIIRSRLQANLDLNPTLKDMVQVVPLGLGQQRCQLSYFEDQTYRGNGGLFHNDQGTTVEVLPLDEWVTLEQPQKIDVIKLDVEGMEYDVLLGSKTVLTTYYPTIYFETLPGFFTDKPYSIRTLYEFLSNLGYVIVRPRKPYAPISLEGPYPANSVAIHPTQIERLKRSKKFKF comes from the coding sequence GTGCGGTTCTTACCAAAAGCCCAGCACCATTTAGTCAAGAACTACGCTGGAAATTTTCAGTTGCAAGTAGACACTACTTATCCGATCGAGGCATCGGTTTGGTTGGCAGGGGTTTACGATCTCACCACCACTCGGTTCTTGCAACAAGTATTACGAGAAGATGATGTTTTTCTCGATATTGGTGCTAACTGTGGCGCGATTACATTAGTTGCTGCTAGCTGTATTGAAACAGGCAAAGTTTATGCTTTTGAACCAGGCCCCATCATTCGATCGCGCCTCCAAGCAAATTTAGATTTAAATCCAACTCTCAAGGATATGGTGCAGGTTGTGCCGTTGGGTTTGGGGCAACAACGATGCCAACTCTCGTACTTTGAAGACCAAACCTATCGTGGCAATGGAGGGTTATTTCATAACGACCAAGGGACAACCGTGGAAGTTTTGCCGCTGGATGAATGGGTAACTCTGGAGCAGCCTCAAAAAATTGATGTGATCAAGCTCGATGTTGAAGGCATGGAGTACGACGTACTTCTGGGTAGTAAAACAGTTTTGACGACTTACTACCCAACCATTTACTTCGAAACTCTACCTGGATTCTTTACAGATAAACCTTATAGTATTCGCACACTCTATGAGTTTCTGTCGAACCTGGGCTATGTGATTGTTCGCCCTAGAAAACCTTATGCCCCGATCTCTTTAGAGGGGCCTTATCCCGCGAACTCCGTGGCTATTCATCCCACTCAAATCGAGAGGTTAAAACGCTCCAAAAAGTTTAAATTTTAG
- a CDS encoding insulinase family protein has protein sequence MVVLAVENPAADIIAARIFIRAGSIWERPEQAGLSHLVASVLTKGTDQLSSLEIAERVESVGAGLSADAASDYFLMSLKTVSSDFVEMLELAGQLLRSPTFPEPEVELERRLTLQSIRSQQEQPFAVAMEQLRQAMYQDHPYALPAIGTTASVSQLHRSDLQQYHQTHFRPDNIVISLVGRIPPEAAIACVEKVFGDWQAPAEPIPALTLPLVPVEPQRLVTAQETQQSIIMLGYLAPAAKSQASTEEDAQDYIALKLLSTYLGNGLSSRLFVELREKRGLAYEVSAFYPTRLGQSQFVTYMGTAPDNTATALEGLQYEVQRLCDAPLSEPELQTAKNKLLGQYALGKQTNSQIAQVLGWYETLGLGIEFDAQFQQAIAAVTPESAQQAACRHFAQPYVSLVGPAASVNAIAVPVPL, from the coding sequence ATGGTGGTGTTAGCCGTAGAAAATCCCGCCGCCGACATTATTGCTGCTCGGATCTTTATTCGAGCCGGAAGTATTTGGGAGCGTCCTGAGCAAGCAGGGCTATCTCATCTAGTCGCTTCGGTCTTGACCAAGGGCACCGATCAACTATCTTCCTTAGAAATTGCCGAACGGGTGGAATCGGTCGGTGCGGGCCTAAGTGCCGATGCTGCCAGTGACTACTTCTTGATGAGCTTGAAGACAGTCTCTAGTGACTTCGTGGAAATGTTGGAGTTGGCAGGGCAATTGTTGCGATCGCCCACCTTCCCCGAACCTGAAGTCGAGCTAGAGCGTCGCCTGACGTTGCAAAGCATTCGCTCTCAGCAAGAACAACCTTTTGCCGTGGCGATGGAACAACTGCGGCAGGCGATGTACCAAGACCACCCCTACGCCTTGCCCGCGATTGGCACGACTGCTAGCGTTTCGCAACTCCACCGCAGCGACTTACAGCAGTACCACCAAACCCACTTCCGTCCTGACAACATCGTGATTAGCTTGGTAGGACGCATTCCACCAGAAGCCGCGATCGCTTGTGTCGAAAAAGTTTTCGGAGATTGGCAAGCGCCAGCCGAGCCTATTCCTGCTCTCACTTTACCCCTAGTGCCTGTGGAGCCGCAGCGGTTAGTCACGGCCCAGGAAACGCAGCAATCAATTATCATGTTGGGCTATTTGGCTCCTGCGGCCAAGAGTCAAGCCAGTACGGAGGAAGACGCTCAGGACTATATTGCCTTGAAGCTGCTCAGCACTTATTTAGGCAATGGCCTTTCTAGCCGCCTCTTTGTGGAATTGCGAGAAAAGCGCGGCTTAGCTTACGAAGTTTCGGCCTTTTACCCCACTCGCTTAGGCCAATCGCAGTTTGTCACTTACATGGGGACTGCTCCTGACAATACGGCCACGGCTTTAGAAGGATTGCAGTACGAAGTCCAGCGGCTTTGCGACGCTCCACTCAGCGAACCAGAGTTGCAGACTGCTAAAAATAAATTGTTGGGTCAGTACGCGCTGGGGAAGCAGACCAACTCACAAATTGCTCAGGTTTTAGGGTGGTACGAGACTTTAGGACTGGGCATTGAGTTTGATGCCCAATTCCAACAAGCGATCGCTGCTGTCACTCCAGAGTCAGCGCAGCAAGCTGCTTGCCGTCACTTTGCCCAGCCTTACGTTTCTTTGGTGGGGCCAGCCGCCTCAGTCAATGCGATCGCGGTTCCGGTGCCACTTTAA
- a CDS encoding glycoside hydrolase family 10 protein, which produces MDKKFQTGLVCLLSLMLVVVLLVLPAQRPTPPAAPALTELRGVWLTNVASAVLFRPGGVQQAFKQLSQLHFNTVYPVVWNRGHTLYPSFVLRRSIGRSQDPMLTSLRLGKDLLAEMVQQGNQQGLRIIPWFEYGFMAPASSALVQQHPNWLTSRQDGTTAIRSDWEQLALPNTTQTQSPSWLDLAQQKIWQQFSIRRVWLNPLHPEVQALILDLIVEVATHYDVAGIQLDDHFGLPVDFGYDAFTVKLYQQEHRGTPPPSNPLDPEWMRWRADKITALMEQIFRAVKLVRPYCLITLSPNPQGFSYKTYLQDWQTWVQRGWIEELVLQVYRQSLPTFVAELQQPAVQLARQRIPVAVGILTGSWGRPVNMQQIQEQVQATRDQGFDGVSFFYWESLWSYIAPESPQTRRQGFKTLFVAPAQPPRVTN; this is translated from the coding sequence ATGGACAAGAAGTTTCAGACTGGGCTGGTCTGCTTACTCTCTTTAATGTTGGTGGTTGTGCTTTTAGTATTGCCAGCGCAGCGACCCACACCACCAGCGGCCCCAGCATTAACCGAACTACGCGGAGTCTGGCTGACCAACGTCGCAAGTGCTGTTCTGTTTCGGCCTGGGGGAGTCCAGCAAGCCTTCAAGCAGCTATCTCAGCTCCACTTCAATACGGTCTACCCCGTCGTCTGGAATCGGGGGCATACCCTCTATCCCAGCTTTGTACTGAGGCGGAGCATTGGGCGATCGCAAGACCCCATGCTAACCAGTCTGCGTTTAGGCAAAGACCTTTTAGCGGAGATGGTTCAGCAGGGAAACCAGCAAGGTCTGAGAATAATTCCTTGGTTCGAATACGGCTTTATGGCTCCCGCTAGCTCGGCTCTGGTGCAGCAACATCCTAATTGGCTCACCAGCCGCCAAGATGGCACCACAGCCATTCGCTCAGATTGGGAGCAATTAGCTTTACCCAATACTACTCAAACCCAATCACCATCTTGGCTAGACTTGGCTCAGCAGAAAATATGGCAGCAGTTTAGTATCCGTCGAGTCTGGCTAAACCCACTGCATCCAGAAGTGCAAGCACTCATCCTCGATCTGATTGTGGAAGTGGCGACTCACTATGATGTTGCTGGCATCCAACTCGACGATCACTTTGGGCTGCCAGTAGATTTTGGTTACGACGCTTTTACAGTCAAGCTTTACCAGCAAGAACATCGTGGCACACCGCCTCCCAGCAACCCTTTAGATCCGGAATGGATGCGCTGGCGAGCAGATAAAATCACCGCTTTGATGGAGCAAATTTTTCGAGCGGTGAAGTTGGTGCGGCCCTACTGCTTGATCACCTTATCCCCCAACCCTCAAGGATTTTCCTACAAAACCTATCTGCAAGATTGGCAAACCTGGGTGCAACGGGGATGGATTGAAGAACTGGTTTTGCAAGTCTATCGCCAGAGCTTGCCGACTTTTGTCGCCGAACTACAACAACCTGCGGTGCAGTTAGCACGTCAACGGATTCCAGTGGCTGTGGGAATTCTGACAGGCTCTTGGGGGCGACCCGTGAACATGCAGCAGATTCAGGAGCAAGTGCAGGCCACACGCGATCAAGGGTTCGATGGCGTTTCCTTTTTTTACTGGGAAAGTTTGTGGAGCTATATTGCGCCAGAATCGCCGCAAACCCGCAGACAGGGATTCAAAACCTTATTTGTTGCGCCTGCTCAACCGCCAAGGGTAACGAACTAG
- a CDS encoding DUF3148 domain-containing protein — translation MSKEFTVGDRVRVVLMPPYVKTADPMPMLRPPSVIQLGEEGTILDRRPGGYWGIHFTGGNFLLDSQYIEAADATASNNEAPETEVLERSHTETLPPTAE, via the coding sequence ATGTCTAAAGAATTTACCGTCGGCGATCGCGTTCGCGTGGTGTTGATGCCACCCTATGTCAAGACAGCCGATCCCATGCCGATGCTGCGCCCCCCTAGTGTGATTCAGCTGGGCGAAGAAGGAACTATCTTGGATCGCCGACCCGGAGGTTACTGGGGCATCCACTTTACAGGCGGTAATTTTTTGCTAGACAGTCAGTACATTGAGGCTGCTGATGCAACTGCTTCTAACAATGAAGCGCCAGAAACTGAGGTGCTTGAGCGATCGCACACGGAAACTCTACCCCCCACCGCAGAATAA
- a CDS encoding 5-(carboxyamino)imidazole ribonucleotide synthase, with protein sequence MSAYQSGSQPVQRVGVIGGGQLAWMMAGAAKKLGVQLVIQTPHATDPAVAIAADTVLAAVADAAATKELATRCDVITFENEFVDLEALAQLEAQGTRFRPRLTTLVPLLDKYHQRSYLRDLGLPTPEFVALEHQLNPTALEQLGFPLVLKARRHGYDGQGTFIIQNQAELEDIWQKLDHSPALLEAFVPFERELAVIAARSTSGDVAVYPVVETQQENQVCRRVLAPADIPESVQAEAEAIAQTLLNSLQAVGVFGIELFLTTDGKVLVNEIAPRTHNSGHFSLDACATSQFEQHLRAVCGLPLGNPALSSAGAVMVNLLGYEQSHSDYLEKRQQIEKIPQARVHWYGKTESRPGRKLGHVTVLLSAQTAPREQALAIAQEVEAIWYNRQSF encoded by the coding sequence ATGTCTGCTTATCAGTCAGGATCTCAGCCAGTGCAGCGAGTCGGGGTTATTGGCGGGGGCCAACTAGCTTGGATGATGGCAGGAGCCGCCAAGAAATTAGGTGTGCAGTTGGTGATTCAAACCCCTCATGCCACTGACCCTGCTGTGGCAATCGCGGCGGATACGGTTCTGGCTGCTGTTGCTGATGCGGCGGCCACCAAGGAGTTAGCGACTCGTTGTGATGTGATTACCTTCGAGAATGAATTCGTTGATTTAGAAGCGTTAGCTCAACTAGAAGCTCAAGGCACTCGTTTTCGACCTCGACTCACAACTTTAGTACCGCTGTTAGATAAGTATCATCAGCGCTCTTACCTCCGTGATTTGGGCTTGCCAACTCCTGAGTTCGTAGCTTTAGAACACCAACTCAACCCCACCGCTTTAGAACAGTTGGGGTTTCCGCTAGTTCTGAAAGCCCGCCGCCACGGGTACGACGGTCAAGGAACGTTTATTATTCAGAATCAAGCAGAGCTAGAAGATATTTGGCAAAAGTTAGACCACTCCCCCGCCCTATTGGAAGCTTTTGTACCTTTCGAGCGCGAACTGGCGGTAATTGCTGCCCGCAGTACCAGTGGTGATGTGGCCGTTTACCCGGTGGTAGAAACTCAGCAAGAGAACCAAGTCTGTCGGCGCGTCCTAGCTCCCGCTGATATTCCTGAGAGCGTGCAAGCAGAGGCAGAGGCGATCGCCCAGACCCTACTCAACAGTTTGCAAGCGGTCGGAGTTTTTGGCATCGAGCTGTTTCTCACCACTGACGGCAAAGTCCTGGTGAATGAAATTGCCCCCCGCACTCATAACTCTGGGCATTTCAGCCTAGATGCCTGCGCTACTTCGCAGTTTGAGCAACATCTGCGAGCGGTCTGTGGTCTTCCTCTTGGTAACCCTGCCTTAAGTAGTGCTGGAGCAGTAATGGTGAACTTGTTGGGGTACGAGCAATCCCACAGTGATTATTTAGAGAAACGTCAGCAAATCGAGAAAATTCCCCAAGCTCGCGTGCATTGGTATGGCAAAACTGAGTCTCGCCCAGGCCGTAAGTTAGGTCATGTGACTGTTTTGTTATCAGCCCAAACCGCCCCCAGAGAGCAGGCTCTGGCGATCGCCCAAGAAGTTGAAGCCATTTGGTATAACCGTCAGAGCTTCTAG
- a CDS encoding insulinase family protein yields the protein MAATPVAVVDVWVQAGAIAEPEPWSGMAHFLEHMIFKGTDRLAPGHFDHAIESRGGVSNAATSHDYAHYFITTAAEHLPDTLPHLAELVLHAAIPDEEFVRERDVVLEEIRQAYDDPDWIGFQALMESVYQRHPYGRSVLGTEAHLLQQSPEEMRRFHRNHYQPEKMTVAIVGGVDTAAAIELVNEAFGEFSDRTECPIGEIEAEPPIVGIRRQELGLPRLEQSRLMMAWIGPGVDQLQHAYGLDLLSVLLADGRSSRLVRELREERNLVQAIQSGFSLQRESSLFTINVWLEEENLERVEAIICDRLSELLTKPVRDQELSRCKRLLCNDYAFSTETPGQLAGLYGYYNTIAQAQVAVTYPGRIQAFQPEELQHLASQYLSPYHYAATILRPLD from the coding sequence ATTGCTGCCACGCCTGTTGCCGTCGTAGATGTCTGGGTCCAAGCAGGGGCGATCGCAGAGCCAGAGCCTTGGTCTGGGATGGCGCACTTTCTAGAGCACATGATTTTTAAGGGCACCGATCGCCTTGCTCCCGGTCACTTTGACCACGCAATTGAAAGTCGAGGTGGGGTGAGTAATGCCGCTACGAGCCATGATTATGCTCACTACTTCATTACCACTGCTGCCGAACATTTACCCGATACGCTGCCCCACCTAGCGGAATTGGTGCTGCACGCCGCGATTCCCGATGAGGAGTTTGTTCGCGAACGCGATGTGGTGCTAGAAGAGATTCGCCAAGCGTACGACGACCCCGACTGGATTGGCTTCCAAGCGCTGATGGAAAGCGTATATCAACGCCATCCCTACGGTCGGTCGGTTTTGGGAACTGAAGCACACCTGCTGCAACAGTCGCCAGAAGAGATGCGTCGCTTTCACCGCAACCACTACCAACCCGAAAAAATGACCGTGGCGATCGTGGGGGGTGTAGATACCGCTGCCGCCATAGAACTCGTGAACGAGGCGTTTGGTGAATTTAGCGATCGCACCGAATGCCCAATTGGCGAAATTGAAGCGGAACCACCAATTGTGGGGATACGTCGCCAAGAATTAGGCTTACCTCGCCTAGAGCAAAGCCGCCTGATGATGGCTTGGATTGGCCCCGGCGTAGACCAACTGCAACATGCCTATGGCTTAGATTTATTGTCGGTTTTGTTGGCGGATGGTCGTTCTTCGCGCTTGGTGCGGGAGTTAAGAGAAGAACGCAATTTGGTGCAAGCCATTCAAAGTGGATTTTCGCTGCAACGGGAGTCCAGCTTATTCACGATTAACGTCTGGTTAGAGGAAGAAAATTTAGAGCGAGTAGAAGCGATTATTTGCGATCGCCTCTCCGAACTTTTAACCAAACCTGTTCGTGATCAAGAACTGTCTCGCTGTAAGCGTTTGCTCTGCAACGACTATGCCTTTTCTACCGAAACGCCAGGACAGTTAGCGGGACTCTATGGCTACTACAACACGATCGCCCAAGCTCAGGTTGCCGTTACCTATCCTGGAAGAATTCAAGCCTTTCAGCCAGAGGAACTGCAACATCTCGCCAGCCAATATCTCTCTCCTTACCACTATGCAGCCACCATCCTGCGACCGTTAGACTAG
- a CDS encoding pentapeptide repeat-containing protein, with protein sequence MIFRYLTTFLLAFLIWSWHLPAIALSQYAPPPSYSNAELRGRDFSGQNLQVAEFSNTNLTTANFANANLQGAVFSASVMTETNLQNANLSSAMMDQVTFKRASLKDAVLANAILFRSTFTETDITGADFSDALLDRAQVNKLCEQASGINPTTGTATRDSLGC encoded by the coding sequence ATGATCTTTCGCTACCTCACTACATTTCTACTAGCGTTTCTGATTTGGAGTTGGCATTTGCCCGCGATCGCCCTGAGCCAATATGCCCCACCTCCGTCGTACAGCAATGCTGAGTTGCGCGGACGAGACTTTTCTGGTCAAAATCTGCAAGTGGCCGAATTTTCCAACACTAATCTCACGACTGCTAACTTTGCTAATGCCAATTTGCAGGGTGCCGTGTTTAGCGCCTCGGTGATGACTGAAACTAATTTACAAAACGCCAATTTGAGCAGCGCCATGATGGATCAAGTCACGTTCAAGCGGGCAAGCCTCAAGGATGCGGTTTTAGCAAATGCAATTTTGTTTCGCTCCACCTTTACGGAAACTGATATTACCGGAGCCGATTTTAGTGATGCCCTGCTGGATCGGGCTCAAGTCAACAAACTGTGTGAACAAGCCAGCGGTATCAACCCAACCACAGGCACCGCCACCCGCGATTCCTTGGGATGCTAG
- a CDS encoding NAD(P)H-quinone oxidoreductase subunit N encodes MDFATLAAQLNAGTIVPESIVIVTLLLVLISDLIAGRAASRWTPYLAIAGLLGATGALYFQWETTNPIAFLGGFNGDALSVVFRGIIALSAAVTILMSIRYVEQSGTSLAEFMTILLTATVGGMFLSGADELVMVFVSLETLSIASYLLTGYMKRDPRSNEAALKYLLIGASSSAIFLYGVSLLYGLSGGETRLSAIAANVVTDASGQSIGLVIALVFAIAGIAFKIAAVPFHQWTPDVYEGSPTPVVAFLSVGSKAAGFALAIRLLVTAFPMLTHEWRFVFTALAILSMVLGNVVALAQTSMKRMLAYSSIGQAGFVMIGLVSGTEAGYASMVFYLLVYLFMNLGAFTCVILFSLRTGTDQISEYSGLYQKDPLLTLGLSICLLSLGGIPPLAGFFGKLYLFWAGWRSGAYGLVLVGLVTTVISIYYYIRVVRMMVVKEPQEMSDVVKNYPAITWNLPGMRPLQVGLVLSLVATSLAGILSNPLFTLANDSVTHSQILQSAITNTPGSTQGVTGYIKPVLSSQVPVTKTNAGL; translated from the coding sequence ATGGATTTTGCTACTCTTGCAGCCCAGCTTAATGCGGGGACGATCGTACCGGAAAGTATCGTCATTGTGACGCTGCTCTTGGTGCTGATCAGCGACTTGATTGCCGGACGTGCTGCTTCCCGTTGGACTCCTTATTTAGCGATCGCGGGGCTGCTCGGTGCTACAGGTGCTCTTTATTTTCAATGGGAAACCACCAATCCAATTGCTTTCCTGGGTGGTTTTAATGGTGATGCTCTGAGCGTGGTCTTCCGGGGGATCATTGCGCTGTCCGCAGCCGTGACCATCCTGATGTCGATCCGCTACGTCGAGCAATCTGGCACCTCGCTAGCAGAATTTATGACCATTCTGCTCACGGCGACGGTGGGGGGAATGTTCCTCTCCGGTGCAGATGAACTGGTAATGGTTTTTGTTTCTTTGGAAACGCTGAGTATCGCTTCCTATCTGCTCACCGGATACATGAAGCGCGATCCCCGCTCCAATGAGGCGGCCCTGAAATATTTACTGATTGGGGCTTCTAGTTCAGCGATTTTCCTCTATGGCGTGTCGCTGCTCTATGGGCTGTCGGGGGGGGAAACTCGCCTGAGCGCGATCGCAGCTAACGTCGTCACCGATGCCAGCGGACAATCCATTGGTCTGGTGATTGCTCTAGTGTTTGCGATCGCGGGGATCGCCTTCAAAATTGCTGCTGTGCCTTTTCACCAGTGGACTCCCGACGTTTACGAAGGCTCGCCAACTCCAGTGGTGGCCTTTTTGTCAGTCGGCTCTAAGGCCGCTGGTTTTGCCCTGGCGATTCGGCTCTTGGTGACGGCTTTCCCAATGCTGACCCACGAGTGGAGGTTTGTCTTCACCGCCCTCGCCATCCTTAGTATGGTCTTGGGTAACGTTGTGGCGTTGGCGCAAACCAGCATGAAGCGGATGCTCGCCTACTCCTCAATTGGGCAAGCAGGCTTCGTGATGATCGGCTTGGTTTCCGGTACTGAGGCGGGCTACGCCAGTATGGTGTTCTACCTACTGGTTTACCTGTTTATGAACTTGGGAGCCTTCACCTGCGTGATTCTGTTCTCCCTCCGCACTGGAACCGATCAGATCAGCGAATACTCCGGTTTGTACCAGAAAGATCCGCTGCTCACCTTAGGCTTGAGCATTTGTCTGCTGTCCTTGGGAGGCATTCCACCGCTGGCTGGCTTCTTTGGTAAGCTCTACCTATTTTGGGCGGGTTGGCGTTCTGGCGCTTATGGCTTAGTTCTTGTGGGCTTAGTGACGACCGTGATCTCGATTTACTACTACATTCGCGTGGTGCGGATGATGGTGGTGAAAGAACCTCAGGAAATGTCGGATGTCGTCAAGAACTACCCCGCCATTACCTGGAATTTGCCTGGAATGCGGCCTTTACAAGTAGGTTTGGTGTTGTCTCTGGTCGCAACTTCTCTAGCTGGGATTTTGTCCAATCCCCTGTTCACCCTGGCCAATGACTCAGTCACCCATTCTCAAATTTTGCAATCGGCCATTACTAATACTCCTGGCAGCACCCAAGGTGTGACTGGCTACATAAAACCTGTCTTGTCAAGTCAGGTGCCCGTCACAAAAACCAACGCTGGTCTTTAA